The Treponema pectinovorum genome includes a window with the following:
- a CDS encoding putative phage tail protein: MDLGNGTTGEYLVALKKLLPQGSYWDKILENANGDVPLVLSARAESLAAFKKRMNDALLESYPDFATETLEDWERIYLDSTNEGLDADSRRTLLRVRRAGGVNIAILRAIAEAYGATIKSVEFPYKPAMFARTQFGLSFMSPPAGLWVAFIYAICADENRDKFESAVRQAMLAHQVLFFVYGE; the protein is encoded by the coding sequence ATGGATTTAGGAAACGGCACTACAGGCGAATATCTTGTCGCACTAAAAAAACTGCTCCCGCAAGGCTCATACTGGGATAAGATTTTGGAGAACGCGAATGGTGATGTTCCGCTTGTGCTTTCGGCGCGGGCTGAGAGCCTTGCCGCATTCAAAAAGCGCATGAACGACGCGCTTCTTGAGTCCTATCCTGATTTTGCCACGGAGACGCTTGAAGACTGGGAACGCATTTACCTTGACAGCACGAACGAGGGGCTTGACGCCGATTCACGCAGAACGCTTCTTCGGGTACGACGCGCAGGCGGGGTGAACATCGCAATTCTGCGAGCGATAGCCGAAGCCTACGGTGCGACAATAAAGAGCGTGGAATTTCCGTATAAGCCTGCAATGTTCGCCCGCACGCAGTTCGGGCTTAGTTTTATGTCGCCACCAGCGGGGCTTTGGGTGGCGTTCATCTATGCAATATGTGCGGATGAAAATCGCGACAAGTTTGAAAGCGCAGTGCGACAGGCAATGCTTGCGCATCAAGTATTATTTTTCGTGTATGGAGAATAG
- a CDS encoding phage GP46 family protein — translation MTVGKLENWLDIREVVLMSIGTDKGRWWADAEFGSEIWKLRHSGKLNENTVGTFRQMVLDSLQWLVDDALASGIECEAEQKGRDTIAYRVEVTRPDGNTIEIKDSWNGI, via the coding sequence ATGACGGTCGGAAAACTGGAGAACTGGCTCGACATCCGCGAAGTCGTGCTTATGAGCATCGGCACTGACAAAGGCAGATGGTGGGCTGACGCTGAATTCGGCTCGGAAATATGGAAACTGCGCCATAGTGGGAAACTGAACGAAAATACTGTTGGAACTTTCCGACAGATGGTGCTTGATTCGCTCCAATGGCTTGTGGACGATGCTCTTGCGTCCGGAATCGAATGTGAAGCCGAACAAAAAGGTCGCGACACGATTGCCTACCGAGTGGAAGTCACCCGCCCTGACGGGAATACGATAGAGATAAAGGACAGTTGGAATGGCATTTGA
- a CDS encoding baseplate J/gp47 family protein has translation MAFERETLQTLLDRAYNNYMSRLKPLDRTPRHSIIKVLAAVDAGETHQLLGDLSFLVNQIFPDTATGEYLRAHFSLQVPPLYASAATGKVVQTGVAGAAVPKGFVYTSSAGKRYFTSRSYTVGEDGTVEVWVTAEESGSASNLDEDSELTVASALSAGLDSSVKVAADGIAGGVDGETDYEYLSRVIATLRNTTRYGKPGDWAAWAVDSSSEVSKAFEIKLFDSFGTLLIQVINGNQIDGVSQVHNLATVQSYIESVAPPSLFTVQTPELVKVNPTIQLLEGEDTVSNRNLVISRLKVYLNAKAEPGCTIAQSTLQTVIIDGVTISKAVLTLPGGEISTTVLQYPILGDVAWI, from the coding sequence ATGGCATTTGAACGGGAAACATTGCAGACTTTGCTAGACAGGGCATACAACAATTACATGAGTCGCTTGAAGCCGCTTGACCGAACGCCTAGGCACAGCATCATCAAGGTGCTTGCTGCCGTGGATGCGGGCGAGACGCACCAGCTTCTCGGCGACCTTTCTTTTCTCGTAAACCAGATATTTCCCGACACTGCAACGGGCGAGTACCTGCGTGCGCATTTTTCCCTGCAAGTACCGCCGCTCTACGCGAGCGCGGCGACCGGAAAAGTTGTGCAGACGGGTGTTGCGGGCGCAGCAGTTCCCAAAGGCTTCGTCTATACATCAAGCGCGGGGAAACGCTACTTCACATCACGCTCGTACACGGTCGGCGAGGACGGTACAGTGGAAGTATGGGTAACGGCAGAGGAATCGGGGAGCGCATCGAATCTTGACGAGGATTCGGAACTTACCGTGGCTTCCGCTCTTTCGGCAGGACTTGATTCAAGCGTCAAGGTCGCTGCTGACGGAATCGCGGGCGGCGTGGATGGCGAGACCGACTACGAGTATCTTTCGCGCGTCATTGCCACGCTCCGAAACACCACGCGTTACGGAAAGCCGGGTGATTGGGCTGCATGGGCAGTAGACTCTTCATCGGAAGTCTCAAAGGCGTTCGAAATAAAACTTTTTGATTCATTCGGAACGCTTCTAATCCAAGTCATAAACGGAAACCAGATTGACGGCGTGAGTCAGGTGCATAACCTTGCCACCGTGCAGTCGTACATAGAAAGCGTAGCCCCACCATCGCTATTTACCGTGCAAACACCGGAACTTGTCAAAGTGAATCCGACCATTCAGCTGCTTGAAGGCGAGGATACCGTATCGAACCGTAACCTCGTAATAAGCCGACTCAAAGTCTACCTAAATGCGAAGGCTGAACCGGGATGCACGATTGCTCAATCAACATTGCAGACTGTCATCATCGATGGCGTGACTATTTCAAAAGCTGTTCTCACACTGCCCGGCGGGGAGATTTCCACCACGGTACTTCAATATCCGATTTTGGGAGATGTCGCATGGATTTAG
- a CDS encoding phage baseplate assembly protein yields MSIGELAAKIRNIFQPGDFVKRNDDGSIQIQTAYNRVIDNISPAYPYGFAAKAQKGTVTILCAGGNLDAVRVFPVEAADDENIPDLSDGDVAIYANGGSLVVCRQDGTVELNGKQNGGMIMAAELKKQLAVLTARTDAVYNALQNSPTAAQDGGAAYKAAIVTALSAVTQKEDFSNIESDKAFHGTGVSK; encoded by the coding sequence TTGAGCATTGGCGAACTAGCCGCAAAAATCAGAAACATCTTCCAGCCGGGCGATTTCGTAAAACGGAACGATGACGGCTCAATTCAGATACAGACTGCTTACAACCGTGTAATCGACAATATTTCGCCCGCCTATCCCTACGGATTTGCGGCAAAAGCACAAAAAGGAACTGTCACAATCCTCTGCGCGGGCGGAAACTTGGACGCTGTTCGTGTCTTTCCTGTCGAGGCGGCTGATGACGAGAATATTCCCGACCTGAGTGACGGCGATGTGGCAATCTATGCGAATGGCGGTTCGCTCGTGGTGTGCCGACAGGACGGAACTGTGGAACTGAACGGAAAACAAAACGGCGGCATGATAATGGCTGCGGAACTGAAAAAGCAACTCGCCGTTCTGACCGCCCGCACTGATGCGGTTTACAACGCATTGCAGAATTCCCCGACTGCCGCTCAGGACGGCGGTGCAGCGTACAAAGCCGCAATCGTAACTGCCCTTTCTGCCGTAACGCAAAAAGAGGATTTCTCTAACATTGAGAGTGACAAGGCTTTTCACGGCACGGGGGTTTCAAAATGA